In Glycine max cultivar Williams 82 chromosome 4, Glycine_max_v4.0, whole genome shotgun sequence, the genomic stretch aatggtTTTTTAAAAGGCAAACTCTAAATCTCAATGATGTCATTGATTAACTTtctaattaaatgatattaatcaAGTTACATGTTTAgatattagttatatttttcgTCTCTAAAGTAGTATTTCAATTGTATATAATCTTGGTCCTTCAGTCTCTTGTCTCACAAACCCTTATCAATCGTCATGTTAACTACCACTTTAACATGTGATTTTCAACATACCATatccacaaaattaaaatatatatatatatatatatatatatatatatatataacggtAGATTAATTAAGGAATCCAATTgtcacatgaaaaaaaaaatcttgaaccCAATTAGCACAATTAAAAATGAGAGATTAAAATCAACAATACTTCAGGTACGAAAAgtgaaattaaacttaaatataaataggTATCAAAAGCTAATTCAACAAGCCGAAATTTTTGGAAATTGTTTTCATAGAATAGTTTTCAAATTAtacatgatgtttttttttctatatgcttgatcttgttttttttctccttaaaaactattttaaaattaaaactcaatttaatttagaaGAAATTATTCAAGAGAGCAAAGATGGAATAAGGGAGAAAAAGAGAGGacaaaatggaaaagagaactgatttttcttttacaattaaaaactaatttactcatttttttccctaaaaaagtacttgtttttctcttttctataaAGACTTAAATATCACAAATAGAATTAGTTAGCACAATTAAAAAGTTTTCTcgttttaatttgaaatataaaaaatatatttcaaagtCTTACGATATTGAGATTAAATTTGGTTTTGATTGTTCTCTACTGTTTTTACCCAgcaaatgataatgatgattgATTGTTGGTCGACCAACACAGGTGCCACTGACAAGCTCTGAGAAAAAGAGACatgcttttttgttttggaaaaaaaataacaaataataattgaaatgtCAGAAACTGATACCTTTGTCGTTGCTTGCCAAATTTTCTTGAAGTGAAAGTCATTATATGAAAGCAGCTTCAACAGTGAACGTTTCCTACAAAAATTGACCATTTCACACATACAGAATCAATCCATTTGCCACTCCTGCAAGTCGAAGTCAGTCTAATaagttttctataatttttatttcatgatataaaatattgtaaaaatttgtcatcttattttatacataatttctcattctcattcttaatttatCAATCTCAATAATTCTTCGATCCCAATTCtaattgtaatttatttatttcttgtgAAAGGaatccaaattaattaaattgataagttcattacaatttgtaacaaaattatcaaatgTGTCATTCGAACAGAAATGTTCAAAatcctctctcttttttttgttcttgtcaTCACCACCaatgaattttatataaattaatcaattttcttcCACGGcaaattctcaatcttttcgttTAATTCTaccattagaaaaaaaaatagaagagattTCACATGTTTAGCCTGTCATAAAATAACTTATATCCAAAAACTAAAGATGCTCTACTCACTTTCTAATGACAGAACGATTtgcattggaaaaaaaaaagtgatatgcgtaaaaaataagttgaataatttcattttacccTCACTTTGTACACTTAATAAGAACTACAAGGAACATCCATATAATAGAGATGGGAAATGGGAAGGAATAGCAGACTGACTTACTTCATGTATATATTGAAGATGAATTTTAACGCAACTGTTCTATTCAATTAATAAAGCTATCTCTCATATTTTGATAtatgattatttgaaaaatattatatattcacTACACAAAAGAATAGATCCACAAATCACAATAACTTCTTCACCATGAGATGGGGGTAAATCTCATTCACATGagaaaacacacatacatagaTGGGGGTGAGTCTCATTTACATGAGAAAACCCACATAAATAGCCAAAACTCCAAGAGCAGTGAGAAGGCCAACTTGAAACGTTGTGGCACTGCTAGTAGGAGCAACAGCGGGACCCTCGAACTCTGCTGGAGAAGGTGTTGGTGCTGGAGAAATAATGGCAGTGAATGTGTGCCTTGGAGACATTACCACCACAATCAACTTTTGCCCCTTCTCACAGTGCCCCTTTGATCCACTGATGAAGTAAAATGGACCAGGATGTTCAAGCTTCACCTTAGTGTTTCCATCATTGTACTCTTTGATGGGGTTGGATGTGCTGCAATTAGCATAATCTTCCCTTGTTACTTCCAACACTGAGTCCTTCCCACTCTCATATTTCCACACTGCCAAATAAAGATAGGTGTTACTGATGAATGACTATGGGTAAAATATATTAGATTCACAATTTTTAAGACAATGATTTTGGTATTTGTAGTTTTGTATAATAATGAGTAAATTTCAAACATAGATATTACAAAGAGGAACAAAATTTACCAATTACCAagatatcataaataaatataaggattaagatgacaaaaaattaagggtctaaaatacattttaggctaattaaaaaaaagggtaagtttt encodes the following:
- the LOC100305551 gene encoding early nodulin-like protein precursor: MAGSSASLLFLFLLFGFSAAKELLVGGKIDAWKIPSSESDTLNQWAERSRFRVGDHLVWKYESGKDSVLEVTREDYANCSTSNPIKEYNDGNTKVKLEHPGPFYFISGSKGHCEKGQKLIVVVMSPRHTFTAIISPAPTPSPAEFEGPAVAPTSSATTFQVGLLTALGVLAIYVGFLM